A genome region from Gouania willdenowi chromosome 9, fGouWil2.1, whole genome shotgun sequence includes the following:
- the lrrc74b gene encoding leucine-rich repeat-containing protein 74B, producing MSFNGFGKEGAAALGLVLKENNILEDLNVSNNRIPPEGAIYLATGLKVNKTLKSLNVGKNPIQNGGCFRILKAVHENPSSALESFNCSDIPINQDFEDLYTRVKENFPLLRVNHGGRIGSFRKAKA from the exons ATGTCATTTAATGGCTTTGGAAAAGAAGGAGCTGCTGCTTTAGGTCTGGTTCTTAAAGAGAACAACATTCTTGAGGACTTGAATGTAAG TAACAACCGAATACCCCCTGAAGGAGCCATCTACCTCGCCACAGGCCTCAAAGTAAACAAGACCTTAAAGTCCTTGAAT GTTGGAAAAAACCCAATTCAAAACGGTGGATGCTTCAGAATTCTTAAGGCTGTACACGAAAACCCAAGTTCAGCCCTGGAATCGTTTAACTGTTCA GATATCCCAATAAACCAGGACTTTGAGGACTTGTACACTAGAGTGAAAGAAAATTTCCCTTTGCTTAGGGTAAATCATGGGGGTCGAATTGGCTCTTTCAGAAAAGCAAAAGCTTGA